A genomic region of Xanthomonas campestris pv. phormiicola contains the following coding sequences:
- a CDS encoding queuosine precursor transporter: MRNGTLDDRAVRLFIGLAAFFCVNAALAEFIGVKIFALEDTLGIAPLNWNLFGQSGSMNFTAGTLLWPLVFILTDTINEFFGRRGVRFISWLAVALIGYGFLFAFAAIALAPAAFWVDAAQTQGVPDYQAAFAAVFGQGLWTIAGSLVAFLAGQLIDVAVFHRIRNVTGEKHVWLRATGSTAVSQLIDSFVVIYIAFVLGPQHWSIPLFLAVSTLNYICKMLLAVLLIPLLYLMRRLITDYLSPERAEQLREEAAAD, from the coding sequence ATGCGCAACGGCACGCTCGACGATCGCGCCGTCCGCCTGTTCATCGGCCTGGCCGCGTTCTTCTGCGTCAATGCCGCGCTCGCCGAATTCATCGGGGTCAAGATCTTCGCGCTGGAAGACACCCTGGGCATCGCACCGCTGAACTGGAACCTGTTCGGCCAGAGCGGCTCGATGAATTTCACCGCCGGCACGCTGCTGTGGCCGCTGGTGTTCATCCTCACCGACACCATCAACGAGTTCTTCGGCCGCCGCGGGGTGCGCTTCATCTCCTGGCTGGCGGTGGCGCTGATCGGCTACGGCTTCCTGTTCGCGTTCGCGGCGATCGCGCTGGCGCCGGCCGCATTCTGGGTCGACGCGGCGCAGACGCAGGGCGTGCCGGACTACCAGGCCGCGTTCGCGGCGGTGTTCGGCCAGGGCCTGTGGACCATCGCCGGCTCGCTGGTCGCGTTCCTGGCCGGGCAGCTGATCGACGTGGCGGTGTTCCACCGCATCCGCAACGTCACCGGCGAAAAGCACGTATGGCTGCGCGCCACCGGCTCCACCGCGGTGTCGCAGCTGATCGACAGCTTCGTGGTCATCTACATCGCCTTCGTGCTCGGCCCGCAGCACTGGTCGATCCCGCTGTTCCTGGCGGTGAGCACGCTCAACTACATCTGCAAGATGCTGCTGGCGGTGTTGCTGATCCCGCTGCTGTATCTGATGCGGCGGCTGATCACCGACTACCTGAGCCCCGAGCGCGCCGAGCAGCTGCGCGAGGAAGCCGCGGCCGATTGA
- a CDS encoding DUF502 domain-containing protein gives MSPDTPAPHPRPSLQRLFFTGLLTLLPIWLTWVVVKFVFVLLSGISSPWVVPLSARIAASFPHEMGWATALWVQNTIALIATLAVILLVGILSRRVIGQRLLRWFEAVMRRIPLASVVYDSARKLLDILQTQPGSTQRVVLIDFPHRDMKSVGLVTRVIKEQGSGRELAAVYVPTTPNPTSGYLEIVPVELLTPTDWSVDQAMSFIISGGAVAPDSVPFTRTMDR, from the coding sequence ATGTCGCCCGATACCCCCGCTCCGCATCCCCGCCCGTCCCTGCAACGGCTGTTCTTCACCGGCCTGCTGACCCTGCTGCCGATCTGGCTGACCTGGGTCGTGGTCAAGTTCGTGTTCGTGCTGCTGTCGGGCATCAGCAGCCCGTGGGTGGTGCCGCTGTCGGCGCGCATCGCCGCCTCGTTCCCGCACGAGATGGGCTGGGCCACCGCGCTGTGGGTGCAGAACACCATCGCGCTGATCGCCACCCTGGCGGTGATCCTGCTGGTCGGCATCCTCAGCCGGCGCGTGATCGGGCAGCGCCTGCTGCGCTGGTTCGAGGCGGTCATGCGCCGCATCCCGCTGGCCAGCGTGGTCTACGACAGCGCGCGCAAGCTGCTGGACATCCTGCAGACCCAGCCCGGTAGCACCCAGCGCGTGGTGCTGATCGACTTCCCGCACCGCGACATGAAGTCGGTGGGCCTGGTGACGCGGGTGATCAAGGAACAGGGCAGCGGCCGCGAACTGGCCGCGGTGTACGTGCCGACCACGCCGAACCCGACCTCCGGCTACCTGGAGATCGTGCCGGTGGAGTTGCTGACCCCGACCGACTGGAGCGTGGACCAGGCGATGAGCTTCATCATCTCCGGCGGCGCGGTGGCGCCGGACAGCGTGCCGTTCACCCGCACCATGGACCGCTGA
- a CDS encoding DUF4442 domain-containing protein: MNASLFRLGLNLWPPFLCAGIHLAELSPDYRYARVELRMRPWNRNYVGTHFGGSLFAMTDPFWMLLAMQNLGGAYYVWDKAGSIDFVRPGRGTVSAQFRLDAAVLEEIRHATAGGDKYLRWFDNEILDAQGQVVARTRKQLYVKRKPAR, encoded by the coding sequence ATGAACGCCTCCCTGTTCCGCCTTGGCCTGAACCTGTGGCCGCCGTTCCTGTGCGCCGGCATCCACCTGGCCGAACTGAGTCCTGACTACCGCTACGCGCGGGTCGAGCTGCGCATGCGCCCGTGGAACCGCAACTATGTCGGCACCCATTTCGGCGGCAGCCTGTTCGCGATGACCGATCCGTTCTGGATGCTGCTGGCGATGCAGAACCTGGGCGGCGCCTACTACGTCTGGGACAAGGCCGGCAGCATCGACTTCGTGCGCCCGGGCCGCGGCACGGTGAGCGCGCAGTTCCGCCTGGACGCGGCGGTGCTGGAAGAGATCCGCCACGCCACCGCCGGCGGCGACAAGTACCTGCGCTGGTTCGACAACGAGATCCTCGACGCGCAGGGCCAAGTGGTGGCGCGCACGCGCAAGCAGCTGTACGTCAAGCGCAAGCCGGCGCGGTAA
- the mmuM gene encoding homocysteine S-methyltransferase yields MPHNPLTALLADDRCIVLDGALATELEARGCDLGDALWSAKVLLEQPQLIGQVHLDYFQAGAQCAITASYQATPLGFAARGLDLAQAQQLIARSAHLALEARAAYRAMHADAGVLLVAGSVGPYGAYLADGSEYRGDYALPQAQLLEFHRPRIAALVAAGVDLLACETQPSAAEIAALLALLQEFAQITAWFSFTLRDTTHLSDGTPLREVVALLDGHPQVVALGINCIAPELCTPALQHLATLTRLPLVVYPNSGERYDAAGRRWDGAGSDACGLGDRVDAWRAAGARLIGGCCRTTPRAIARLAQHLGMHAPQAG; encoded by the coding sequence ATGCCGCACAACCCGTTGACTGCGCTGCTGGCCGACGACCGCTGCATCGTGCTCGACGGCGCGCTGGCCACCGAGCTGGAGGCGCGCGGTTGCGACCTTGGCGATGCGTTGTGGTCGGCGAAGGTGCTGCTCGAGCAGCCGCAGCTGATCGGCCAGGTGCACCTGGATTATTTCCAGGCCGGCGCGCAATGCGCGATCACCGCCAGCTACCAGGCCACGCCGTTGGGGTTCGCCGCGCGCGGACTGGACCTGGCGCAAGCGCAGCAATTGATCGCCCGCAGCGCGCACCTGGCGCTGGAGGCGCGCGCTGCGTATCGGGCGATGCATGCGGATGCCGGCGTACTGCTGGTGGCCGGCTCGGTGGGACCGTATGGCGCCTATCTGGCCGACGGTTCGGAATACCGCGGCGACTACGCGCTGCCGCAGGCGCAGCTGCTGGAGTTCCACCGCCCGCGTATCGCCGCACTGGTCGCAGCGGGCGTGGACCTGCTGGCCTGCGAGACGCAACCGTCGGCGGCGGAGATCGCCGCGCTGCTGGCGTTGCTGCAGGAGTTTGCGCAGATCACGGCGTGGTTTTCGTTCACCCTGCGCGACACCACGCATCTGAGCGACGGCACGCCGCTGCGCGAGGTGGTGGCGCTGCTCGACGGCCATCCGCAGGTCGTCGCGCTCGGTATCAACTGCATCGCGCCGGAGCTGTGCACCCCAGCGCTGCAGCATCTGGCGACGCTGACCCGGTTGCCGCTGGTGGTGTATCCGAACTCCGGCGAGCGCTACGACGCTGCAGGCAGGCGCTGGGACGGTGCCGGCAGCGATGCCTGCGGCCTGGGCGATCGTGTCGATGCCTGGCGCGCCGCCGGCGCACGCCTGATCGGCGGCTGCTGCCGCACCACGCCGCGCGCTATCGCGCGGTTGGCGCAGCATCTGGGGATGCATGCGCCTCAGGCCGGTTGA
- a CDS encoding DUF885 family protein has protein sequence MPPSFPRLLSLAIAAVLSLSLAAPADAAKKKAVKQHSAQTRAKASKAKKARPAPAPVVLTKAQQLNRLYDDYWEASLKLNPLQATFQGDSRYNDQLPNFLSPAFRQQSHDFTVLWLGKAEAIGKDGLSGQDLLSYEIFVSDARTALEAEKYPSWMQPVNQFYNVGSIMVMLGSGTGAQPFRTVKDYDDWSRRALGIPALFDQAIANMREGMKAGVVQPRALMEKVLPQLDAIIKPTAEESLFWGPVRNLPADMPEADKQRITADYKRLIEYRIMPAYRALRGFIATDYLPATRSTAGVGALPGGADWYAYNVRQSTTTELSPAQIHQIGLDEVARIQAQIQVVMKQVKFRGSMPKFFKFMQTDKRFTFKSEDELLNYYRGLETRVDAAVPRMFALKPKAAFEIRPVEPYRAQSAASGSYMRPSEDGSRPGIFYVNTYELPSRKTWDAEDLYLHEAIPGHHFQLGLQQELSNLPKFRRFGGETAYIEGWGMYTESLGKDLGLYQDPYNYFGYLQNELWRAIRLVVDTGLHSKGWTREQVIDYMLENSATSRTDAEAEAERYMAIPGQALSYKIGEMKILQLRDDARAQLGARFDIREFHAEILKDGSVPLDVLQEKIERWVASKKG, from the coding sequence ATGCCGCCCAGCTTTCCCCGCCTGCTGTCGCTCGCCATCGCCGCCGTCCTGAGCCTGTCGCTGGCCGCACCGGCGGACGCGGCCAAGAAGAAGGCCGTCAAACAGCACAGCGCGCAGACCCGCGCCAAGGCCAGCAAGGCAAAGAAGGCGCGGCCGGCGCCGGCGCCGGTGGTGCTGACCAAGGCGCAGCAACTCAACCGCCTGTACGACGACTACTGGGAAGCATCGCTGAAGCTCAATCCGCTGCAGGCCACGTTCCAGGGCGACAGCCGCTACAACGACCAGCTGCCCAATTTCCTGTCGCCGGCGTTCCGCCAGCAGTCGCACGACTTCACCGTGCTGTGGCTGGGCAAGGCCGAGGCGATCGGCAAGGACGGGCTGAGCGGGCAGGACCTGCTCAGCTACGAGATCTTCGTCAGCGATGCGCGCACTGCGCTGGAAGCGGAGAAGTACCCGAGCTGGATGCAGCCGGTGAACCAGTTCTACAACGTCGGCAGCATCATGGTGATGCTCGGCTCGGGCACCGGCGCGCAGCCGTTCCGCACGGTCAAGGACTACGACGACTGGTCGCGGCGCGCGCTCGGCATTCCCGCCCTGTTCGACCAGGCCATCGCCAACATGCGCGAGGGCATGAAGGCGGGCGTGGTGCAGCCGCGCGCGCTGATGGAAAAGGTGCTGCCGCAGCTGGACGCGATCATCAAGCCCACCGCCGAGGAGAGCCTGTTCTGGGGTCCGGTGCGGAACCTGCCGGCGGACATGCCCGAGGCCGACAAGCAGCGCATCACCGCCGACTACAAGCGCCTGATCGAATACCGGATCATGCCGGCCTACCGCGCGCTGCGCGGCTTCATCGCCACCGACTACCTGCCGGCCACGCGCAGCACTGCCGGCGTCGGCGCGCTGCCCGGCGGCGCGGACTGGTACGCCTACAACGTACGCCAGAGCACCACCACCGAGCTGAGCCCGGCGCAGATCCACCAGATCGGCCTGGACGAGGTCGCGCGCATCCAGGCGCAGATCCAGGTGGTGATGAAGCAGGTGAAGTTCCGCGGCTCGATGCCGAAGTTCTTCAAGTTCATGCAGACCGACAAGCGCTTCACCTTCAAGAGCGAAGACGAGTTGCTGAACTACTACCGCGGCCTGGAGACGCGGGTGGACGCGGCGGTACCGCGCATGTTCGCGCTGAAGCCGAAGGCGGCCTTCGAGATCCGTCCGGTGGAGCCGTACCGCGCGCAGTCGGCGGCCAGCGGCTCGTACATGCGGCCCAGCGAAGACGGTTCGCGCCCCGGCATCTTCTACGTCAACACCTACGAGCTGCCCAGCCGCAAGACCTGGGATGCGGAAGACCTGTATCTGCACGAGGCCATTCCCGGCCATCACTTCCAGCTCGGCCTGCAGCAGGAACTGAGCAACCTGCCCAAGTTCCGCCGCTTCGGCGGCGAGACCGCCTACATCGAAGGCTGGGGCATGTACACCGAATCGCTGGGCAAGGACCTGGGCCTGTACCAGGATCCGTACAACTACTTCGGCTACCTGCAGAACGAGCTGTGGCGGGCGATCCGCCTGGTGGTGGACACCGGCCTGCACAGCAAGGGCTGGACCCGCGAGCAGGTGATCGACTACATGCTCGAGAACTCGGCCACCAGCCGCACCGACGCCGAAGCCGAGGCCGAGCGCTACATGGCCATCCCCGGGCAGGCGCTGTCCTACAAGATCGGCGAGATGAAGATCCTGCAGCTGCGCGACGATGCCCGCGCCCAGCTCGGCGCCAGGTTCGACATCCGCGAGTTCCACGCCGAGATCCTGAAGGACGGCTCGGTACCGCTGGACGTGCTGCAGGAGAAGATCGAACGCTGGGTGGCGAGCAAGAAGGGCTGA